The segment ACCGTCGAGCGAGCTGATCCAGATCGGCTCGGCGCTGTCGGGCCTGGTGACGCGGCTGGCGGTGCAACCGGGCGACCAGGTGGCGCGCGGACAAGTGCTGTTCACCGTCGACGACCGCGCGGTGCGCGCCCAGCTGCGCGAGGCGGAGGCCGCCATCGCCGCGGCGCGGGCCGGGATCGCCGAAGCGCAAAGTGCGTCGGTGACCGCACGGCGCCAGCTGGCGCTGTTCCGCAGCGTGTCCGATCCCGCCGCGGTCAGCCGGGTCGAGGTCATCCGCGCCGAGGGAGAGGCCGCGGCGGCGGGCGAACGCATCGCGCTCGCGCGGGCGCAGCTCCAGTCGGCGGAAGCGCGCGCCAACTCCGCCCGCACCGAGATCGGGCGGCTGACGGTCCGCGCGCCGCGCGCCGGCGAGATCCTGGCGGTCAACATCCGCGAAGGTGAATACGTCAGCACGACAGGCGCAGGCGGCAACGCGCAACCGTTCATTGAGATGGGCCAGACGCAGCCGCTTCACGTACGGATCGACATCGACGAAGAGCAGGCGCCCCACGTCGCGCTGGGCGCCTCCGCCACGGTATCGCCGCGCGGGGCGGCGGACCGGCAGGTGCAGGCGACCTTCGTTCGCGCCGAACCGCTGGTGGTCCCCAAGCGCTCGCTCACCAACAGCGCCGCCGAACGGGTCGACGTGCGGGTCCTGCAAGTGATCTACCAGCTACCCCCGGCGGACGAATTGTTTCGCGTGGGGCAGCAGGTCGATGCGTACATTCCCGCCCGCAAGGCTGCCGCCCGCAAGACCGCCCCCAGCCAGACCGCGAAAGCGACCACGTGATGACGCGCATGCTTCTGGCCGCGGCCAGCGCCGTGACCTTGTCGGCCTGCGCCGCAGGACCGCCGCCCGAGATCGCCACGCCGGTGCCGGAACTGCCCGAAACGTATGCTTACGCGCCTGAGGCGACGGTCGGCGCGGAGCTGGCGGCCTTGCTGCCGCGCGACGATGCGGCGTTCCAGCTGCTGACGGCGCAGGCGCTCGCCGCATCGCCCACCTTGGCCGAGGCCGCCGCCCGGATCGAGCAGGCGCGCGCCGGTGCCGACCGCGCCGGGGCGCAGCGCCTTCCCGAAATCGGGATCAACGGGGGCGTGACCGGCACCCGCTCCAATCCGGCGCAATTTTCCGCGAACCTGCCGCCGGGGATACAGGCTGACAGCGAGCGGGTAGCGTATGCGGCGAACCTCACCGCCCGCTGGGACCCCGATATCTTCGGGGGGCTGCGCGCGCGGGAGCGCGCGGCGCTGTCGCGGATCGACGCGACGACCGCTTCGGCCCGCGCGGTGCGCATCGCGCTGGTGTCCGAAATAGCGGGCGCCGTGATCGACTGGCGGACGCTGGCTGCGCGCGAAGCGGAACTGCGCGCCGACCTTGCCTCCGCCGAAGAGCTGGCGCGCCTTGCCGGGGTGCGCGAACGGGCGGGGATCGCGCCCGGTTTCGACAGGGTGCGGGCAGAAGGTTCGGCGGCGTCCTCGCGCAGCCGTCTCACCGCGCTCGACAGCGATCGCGCGCGGCTGCTGGGCCGCCTGGTGACGCTGACCGCTCAGGGCGCCGGCGATGTGCGGGCGTCGCTGGCCCGTGAAGCGGGTACGGCGGTGCTGCCGCCACCGCCGCCGGCGCTGCCGTCCGCACTACTCACCAACCGGCCGGACATCGTGGCGGCTGCCGCGACCCTCGCCGCCGCTGACGCGGAACTCGCGGCGACGGCCCGGCGGCGGTTCCCGGTGTTCGACCTGTCGGCCGCCGTCGGCCTGCTCGCGTTCGGGCTGGGGGATCTGCTCGAAACCGATTCGGTGATCGGCAATCTGGCCGCCTCGGTCGTCGCGCCGCTGCTGGATTTCGGCCGGATTCGGGCGGAAATTGAGGGGGCGGCAGCCGAGAAAACGGCGTCGTTCGAGGCCTATCGCGGGGCGGTGGTCACCGCCCTTGGCGATGCGGAGGGCGCCTATGCACTGGTCGCATCGGCCGACCGGGAGGCCGCCGCCGCCGCCCAGGAAGCGGCCAGCCTGCAGCGCGCGGCCCAGCTGGCGGGCTTTCGCCAACAAGCGGGACTGGCCGATTTCCTGACTGTGCTCGAAGCCCGGCGAGCGGCCGACAGCAGCGGCGAGCGGGCAGCCGCGGCCGCCGGCCGGGCGCGCCGGGCCCGGGTCCTGCTATGGCAGGCAGTGGGCGGCGAGTGACCCGGGACGGGAGGATGGTTGGGATTCGCGCGCACCGCTGCTAGGCGCCGCGCATCATGATCAGCATCAACAACCTCACGGTGCGGCTGGGCGGCCGCACGATCCTCGATGGCGCGAACGCGACAATCCCGGCTGACGGCCGGATCGGACTGATCGGGCGGAACGGCGCTGGCAAGTCCACCTTGATGAAGGCGATCATCGGCGAAATCGACCCGGACGACGGCGAGATCGAGATGCCGCGCCGCGCGCGGATCGGCTACATCGCGCAGGAAGCGCCCAGCGGGCAGACGACTCCGTTCGAGGCGGTGCTGGCGGCCGACCTTGAGCGCACGCGGTTGCTGGCCGAAGCGGAGACCTGCGAGGATCCCAACCGCCTCGGCGACATTCACGACCGTCTGCTGGCGATCGACGCCTACTCGGCGCCAGCGCGCGCGGCGATCATCCTCACCGGGTTGGGGTTCGACGAAGAGATGCAGGCGCAGCCGCTCGACAGTTATTCGGGCGGGTGGAAGATGCGGGTAGCGCTGGGCGCGCTGCTGTTTTCCGCGCCCCACGTGCTGCTGCTGGATGAACCGTCCAACCACCTCGATCTGGAAGCCACCCTGTGGCTGGAAAGCTTCCTGAAAAGCTATCCCGGCATGCTGATCATGATCAGCCACGAACGGGACCTGCTGAACAACGTGGTCACCGCGATCCTGCATCTGCAGGGCGGCAAGCTGACCCTGTACGCGGGCGGATATGACGCGTTCGAGGCGCAGCGGGCCGAACGGGCGGCGCAGCTTGCCGCGGCCAAGGCGGCGCAGGATGCGCAGCGGGCCAAGCTGCAGGACTATGTCGCGCGCAACAGCGCCCGCGCCTCGACCGCCAAGCAGGCGCAGTCGCGGGCCAAGATGCTCGCGAGGATGCAGCCGATCGCGGCGCTGATGGAGGATCCCAGCCTCAGCTTCGACTTCCCCAGCCCGGAGGAGATGCGGCCGCCCCTCATCGTGCTCGACCACGCGGCGGTGGGCTATGGCGGGACGCCCGTGCTCAGCCGGGTGAACCTGCGCCTCGATCCCACCGACCGGCTGGCGCTGCTGGGCCGCAACGGCAACGGCAAGACCACCCTGGCGCGGCTGCTCGCCGCCCAGCTCCCCACGCTCGATGGCGCGATGCAGGCCTCGGGCAAGATGAAGGTGGGCTACTTCACGCAGTACCAGGTCGAGGAACTGGCTTCGGATGCCACGCCGCTGGAGCACATGACACGCGCGATGGAGGGAAAAACCCCCGGGGCGGTGCGTGCGCAGCTTGGCCGATTCGGCTTTTCGGGGCCGAAAGCCACGACGCAGGTCGCCAAGCTGTCGGGCGGGGAGCGCGCGAGGCTGGCGCTGGCGCTGATCACCCGCGACGCGCCGCATCTGCTGATCCTGGACGAGCCGACCAACCACCTCGACGTCGATGCGCGCGAGGCGCTGGTGCAGGCGCTCAACGATTACGAAGGCGCAGTCATCCTGATCAGCCACGACCGGCACATGGTGGAGCTCACCGCAGACCGGCTGGTGCTGGTCGATGGCGGCACCGCGACCGATTATGACGGCAGCATCGAGGATTACATCGACTTCGTGCTCGGTCGGAACCAGCCGAAGGAGAAGCGGGCCGGGCGCGGGAAGAAGGATCGCCGCTCCAGCGCCAAGGAACGCGAGGACGCCCGTCTGGCGCGCGGCGCCATCGGCGAGATCGAAAAACGGATCGCGGGCCTGCAGGGCGAGATCGCCCGCCTGGACGAAGCACTGATCGGCGGCTCAGCCGCGTCGCCGGGCGACCTGGCGCGGCGCCGGGCGAGCCTGGAAAAGGATCTCGCCGCTGCCGAGAGCGACTGGTTGAGCGCCAGCGAAAGCCTGGAACAGCGCGTGGCATGACGCGGGCCGCCGCACGGGCCGACGAACGGCGCCAGAGGAGCGGATGCGAACCAGGCTGAGTGTCTGCCGCCGGAAGGCTTCGTTCGAGTCGGTCGACGAGGCTGTCGCCGCGATCGCGCGATCAGGTCTGGAGCTGCGGCACTATCGCTGCGACCGGTGCCGACGGGTACACTTGACCAGCCGCACCAAGGGGAAGCGAATACCCCGCCCCGGCACGTAGATCGCCGAATTCGCCGCGCTGCCGATCGCAGCTTCCGCCCCCGTCAGGCGACGACCGGCTTTTCCGCAGCCCGGATCACATCGGCAATCTGGCTCATGTCAGTCGTCAACCGGTGCCGCAGGTCGGCCGCCGACAGTTTCGCAAACTCCACGATCAGGGGCATCGACAGACTGAGCCGGAGCGTCCCGCCCCAGTTCCCGTCGCTCTGCCGCACGCATTTCACCGGCTGCCCCAGCCGCAACCCGCGCGCGGCCAGCACCCGGTGCCAGCGCTGGGCCATCGCAAAGTCCGGAGCCGAACGAAGCGCCGACAGATCGAGCGTCGCGAGCGTGGCGTGGTGCAGTTCGTCGGTAGCGAGCGAGGGCGACACCAGCGATGCACCCAGCGATTCCGCCAGCCCGCGCACCGCCGACCCGAAGGCGGAGATCACCTGATGGCGCAGATCAGGGGCGACCGCCGCGAAGCGCTCCACTTCGAACTGTGCCGCGAGCAGCCGCAACAGCAGTCCGGGATTGGTTCGTTCGTCGAGGAACGCGGCGGCGGTCCAACTCGCGGGCAACTCGCTGCGGGCGAACACCCGGCTCAGACCAGTGGCCAGAGGCGCGGCCGGCGCCCATGCGGCAGGGAAAAAAGCGAAGCCTGAGAACGGCGGCCCGCCGATGAACTTGGACCCCGTGACCATCACCGCGCAGTCCCGTTCAAGATAGTGCGCCAGCATTTCGGGCGACGAGCGCGCCTGGCATGCGTCGACCACGAAGCGCGCGCGCTCGCCGAGCCGCTGCCGCAAGCCGTCGATCGCCGCGAGGTCGGGCAGGACCAGCCCGGTTTTCGACCCGTGAACCACGTGGATCAGCACCTGCCGCCCATCGGCGATGGCCTGCCGCGCGGCGTGTTCGATCAGGGCCGAGAGTTCGGCGCTGGTCAGCGCGGTGCCTGCGTCGTCGCGGATGGGAACGGCCACGACCGTCGTCGCCCCGAGTTGCGCCAGCGCCTCTCCTTTGGCCACCGCGATCCCGAGCGGGGTCTTGTCAGCGAAGTGGCGGCCGCTCGCGGCCAGCAGGCAACCGCTGCCGACCTCGTCCTGACCGACCAGGATGTTGGTGACCGGCAAGGCGCTGTTGGCAGCCGCCGCCGCCAGCGGCAGGTATTCGAGATCAGTGCCCGACGCGGCGAACGCGATCTCCACCTCGTCGGCCAGCATCCACGACTGGCGAATGCAGGTGCGCAGCTGTTCCAGGGAGGCGCGGTAGAAGTCTGGGCTGTGCGCAAAGTCCTGCGGCCAGCCTGACAGGACATCGTGCAAGTGCTCGAACGCCGCCAGCGACACGTCGTTCGCGGTGGACGAGGCATAGGCCCGCACCGATCGCGGGAAGGGGGAGGCGCCGTACTGGTTCGTATTCGCGCCGCTGCGCAGCTCGATCCGGCCATCCCCGCCGGACGCCAGCAACGCGGCCACGAACCTTGCTTCCACCATTCTCTTCACCTGCCGGTCGTCCGCGACTAGTGGAGCGCCTTCTGTT is part of the Altererythrobacter sp. TH136 genome and harbors:
- a CDS encoding efflux transporter outer membrane subunit, yielding MTRMLLAAASAVTLSACAAGPPPEIATPVPELPETYAYAPEATVGAELAALLPRDDAAFQLLTAQALAASPTLAEAAARIEQARAGADRAGAQRLPEIGINGGVTGTRSNPAQFSANLPPGIQADSERVAYAANLTARWDPDIFGGLRARERAALSRIDATTASARAVRIALVSEIAGAVIDWRTLAAREAELRADLASAEELARLAGVRERAGIAPGFDRVRAEGSAASSRSRLTALDSDRARLLGRLVTLTAQGAGDVRASLAREAGTAVLPPPPPALPSALLTNRPDIVAAAATLAAADAELAATARRRFPVFDLSAAVGLLAFGLGDLLETDSVIGNLAASVVAPLLDFGRIRAEIEGAAAEKTASFEAYRGAVVTALGDAEGAYALVASADREAAAAAQEAASLQRAAQLAGFRQQAGLADFLTVLEARRAADSSGERAAAAAGRARRARVLLWQAVGGE
- a CDS encoding ATP-binding cassette domain-containing protein, which encodes MISINNLTVRLGGRTILDGANATIPADGRIGLIGRNGAGKSTLMKAIIGEIDPDDGEIEMPRRARIGYIAQEAPSGQTTPFEAVLAADLERTRLLAEAETCEDPNRLGDIHDRLLAIDAYSAPARAAIILTGLGFDEEMQAQPLDSYSGGWKMRVALGALLFSAPHVLLLDEPSNHLDLEATLWLESFLKSYPGMLIMISHERDLLNNVVTAILHLQGGKLTLYAGGYDAFEAQRAERAAQLAAAKAAQDAQRAKLQDYVARNSARASTAKQAQSRAKMLARMQPIAALMEDPSLSFDFPSPEEMRPPLIVLDHAAVGYGGTPVLSRVNLRLDPTDRLALLGRNGNGKTTLARLLAAQLPTLDGAMQASGKMKVGYFTQYQVEELASDATPLEHMTRAMEGKTPGAVRAQLGRFGFSGPKATTQVAKLSGGERARLALALITRDAPHLLILDEPTNHLDVDAREALVQALNDYEGAVILISHDRHMVELTADRLVLVDGGTATDYDGSIEDYIDFVLGRNQPKEKRAGRGKKDRRSSAKEREDARLARGAIGEIEKRIAGLQGEIARLDEALIGGSAASPGDLARRRASLEKDLAAAESDWLSASESLEQRVA
- a CDS encoding biotin/lipoyl-binding protein; its protein translation is MTIEWKNLNFSRQVLPAIAVAGLLVAALFIAGGLPDRQLSEPAREPARAPAALASQPRVAGSGVVEPSSELIQIGSALSGLVTRLAVQPGDQVARGQVLFTVDDRAVRAQLREAEAAIAAARAGIAEAQSASVTARRQLALFRSVSDPAAVSRVEVIRAEGEAAAAGERIALARAQLQSAEARANSARTEIGRLTVRAPRAGEILAVNIREGEYVSTTGAGGNAQPFIEMGQTQPLHVRIDIDEEQAPHVALGASATVSPRGAADRQVQATFVRAEPLVVPKRSLTNSAAERVDVRVLQVIYQLPPADELFRVGQQVDAYIPARKAAARKTAPSQTAKATT